A stretch of Lactuca sativa cultivar Salinas chromosome 6, Lsat_Salinas_v11, whole genome shotgun sequence DNA encodes these proteins:
- the LOC111889921 gene encoding pyruvate kinase, cytosolic isozyme has product MEHITTPQVHPEVGWKRPRTKIVCTLGPASRSIPMVEKLLKAGMNVARFNFSHGSYEYHQETLENLRKAMENTGIQCAVMLDTKGPEIRTGFLKDGKPIQVTQGQEITISTDYSIVGDENMICMSYKKLAHDLKPGGTILCSDGTITFTVLSCDTEKGLVRCRCENTWTLGERKNVNLPGVIVDLPTLTEKDKEDLLKWGVPNNINLIALSFVRKGSDLVEVRKVLGEHAKNIVLMSKVENQEGVSNFDEILANTDAFMVARGDLGMEIPIEKIFLAQKTMIYKCNVKGKPVVTATQMLESMIKSPRPTRAEATDVANAVLDGTDCVMLSGETAAGAYPDIAVATMAKICMEAENTIDYPLLFKKITSTAPVPMSPLESLASSAVQTANASQARMILVLTRGGTTAKLVSKYRPQIPILSVVVPEGKSDSGGGVSPSDEAPARHSFIFRGLVPVLCPPGSAKASTMESTEEALEFGLQHAKSKGLCKEGDAVVALHRVGSASVIKIINVK; this is encoded by the exons ATGGAACACATCACCACTCCTCAGGTCCACCCAGAAGTAGGTTGGAAGAGGCCCAGAACGAAGATCGTCTGCACTTTGGGACCCGCTTCTAGGTCGATTCCAatggttgaaaaacttctcaAGGCAGGTATGAATGTCGCTCGCTTCAATTTCTCTCATGGATCTTACGAGTATCATCAGGAAACCCTCGAGAATCTCCGTAAGGCCATGGAGAACACCGGTATTCAATGTGCAGTCATGCTCGATACCAAA GGTCCAGAAATTCGAACCGGGTTTCTGAAAGATGGGAAACCGATCCAAGTGACGCAAGGTCAAGAGATCACAATCTCCACCGATTACTCGATTGTAGGTGACGAGAATATGATATGCATGAGTTACAAAAAGTTGGCTCATGATTTGAAACCAGGAGGCACGATACTCTGTTCAGATGGCACCATTACGTTTACTGTTCTTTCTTGTGATACTGAAAAGGGATTGGTTCGTTGTCGTTGTGAGAACACCTGGACTCTTGGTGAGAGAAAGAATGTTAATCTTCCAGGTGTCATTGTTGATCTCCCAACTTTGACAGAAAAAGATAAGGAGGATCTTCTCAAATGGGGTGTTCCTAATAACATTAATTTGATTGCTTTATCTTTCGTCCGCAAAGGTTCTGATCTTGTTGAGGTTCGCAAAGTCCTTGGTGAACATGCCAAAAACATCGTCCTTATGTCAAAG GTTGAGAATCAAGAAGGCGTTTCCAATTTCGATGAAATCCTAGCCAACACCGATGCATTCATGGTGGCTCGTGGTGACCTCGGAATGGAGATCCCAATCGAGAAAATTTTCTTGGCACAGAAAACCATGATTTACAAATGCAACGTAAAAGGAAAACCAGTTGTGACCGCGACCCAAATGCTCGAGTCCATGATCAAATCCCCAAGGCCAACTCGAGCAGAGGCCACAGACGTGGCCAACGCGGTCCTCGATGGCACAGACTGTGTCATGCTGAGTGGTGAAACCGCCGCCGGGGCCTACCCCGACATAGCAGTCGCCACCATGGCTAAGATTTGCATGGAAGCTGAAAACACAATCGATTATCCGCTCCTTTTCAAAAAGATCACTTCAACCGCACCCGTACCTATGAGCCCACTCGAAAGCCTGGCATCCTCTGCGGTTCAAACCGCCAACGCATCACAAGCTAGAATGATTTTGGTGTTGACTAGAGGCGGCACCACCGCGAAGCTGGTGTCCAAGTACCGGCCTCAGATTCCTATTCTGTCGGTGGTGGTTCCAGAGGGGAAGTCTGATTCAGGTGGTGGAGTGTCGCCTAGCGATGAAGCTCCGGCGAGACATAGCTTTATTTTCCGGGGTTTGGTTCCGGTTTTGTGTCCCCCGGGGTCCGCTAAAGCTTCTACTATGGAATCAACTGAAGAAGCATTGGAGTTTGGATTGCAACATGCTAAGAGTAAAGGCCTTTGCAAGGAGGGAGATGCGGTTGTTGCTTTACACCGAGTTGGATCCGCATCCGTCATCAAGATTATCAATGTCAAGTGA
- the LOC111889929 gene encoding E3 ubiquitin-protein ligase SIRP1: MEEGSESTRYWCHVCNRVVETFREAETIKCSSCNGGFVEEHDSVRADDHNHQHQLAGDSESDRAMSLWAPILLGMMSNPRRRRRLRQIENNEENDENEDHNDSEERYRRYHREGGESELDRELESIMRRRRRSSAAIVQLLQGIRAGMITQSENNADREGGESNRDRDRVILINPFSNTIIVQGGGSGANSFDSSGVGGPQNHPIGSLGDYFVGPGLELLLQHLAENDPNRYGTPPAKKEAVEAMPIVKIQEDSVQCSVCLEDFQIGDEAKEMPCKHRFHGDCILPWLDLHSSCPVCRYQLPSDESKLERDREASRAITVNTNVIAGESEIAGEDGSGSSRRLSVTLPWPFNSLFSSTSASGTQITNPRLIMDTGSSDSGSGPPESGGGRRDDDNQ; the protein is encoded by the coding sequence atgGAAGAAGGAAGTGAGTCAACGAGATACTGGTGTCATGTATGCAACAGAGTAGTCGAAACGTTCAGGGAGGCTGAGACGATCAAATGTTCGTCATGTAACGGCGGATTCGTGGAGGAACATGATAGCGTAAGGGCTGATGATCACAACCACCAACACCAACTCGCCGGAGATTCGGAATCTGACCGTGCTATGTCATTGTGGGCTCCAATTTTGCTTGGAATGATGAGTAACCCTCGCCGGCGACGTAGATTAAGACAGATTGAGAACAACGAGGAAAACGATGAGAATGAAGATCATAACGACTCCGAAGAACGCTACCGTCGTTACCACCGTGAAGGAGGAGAGTCGGAATTGGATAGGGAGTTGGAGTCTATTATGAGAAGGCGGCGGCGAAGCTCCGCCGCGATCGTTCAACTCCTTCAGGGGATTCGCGCCGGGATGATAACGCAATCGGAGAATAACGCTGATAGGGAGGGCGGAGAGAGTAACAGAGATCGAGATCGTGTTATTCTGATTAATCCGTTTAGTAATACAATCATTGTCCAGGGTGGTGGCAGTGGTGCAAATTCATTTGACTCCTCCGGCGTCGGCGGCCCACAGAACCACCCAATCGGATCCCTAGGCGATTACTTTGTGGGCCCCGGTCTGGAATTACTCCTCCAGCATCTCGCGGAGAATGATCCAAACCGGTACGGAACACCACCGGCCAAAAAAGAGGCGGTGGAGGCCATGCCGATAGTGAAAATCCAGGAAGATTCCGTTCAATGTTCAGTTTGTTTGGAAGATTTTCAGATCGGAGATGAAGCAAAAGAGATGCCATGTAAACACAGGTTTCACGGTGACTGTATCCTGCCATGGCTAGACCTTCACAGTTCATGTCCAGTTTGCAGGTATCAGTTACCTTCCGATGAATCCAAACTCGAACGAGACCGTGAAGCTTCCCGTGCTATCACTGTCAACACCAACGTGATCGCCGGAGAATCTGAGATCGCCGGAGAAGACGGTTCCGGTTCCTCCCGGCGACTTTCTGTAACTCTCCCTTGGCCTTTCAACAGCCTTTTCTCATCAACATCAGCTTCAGGCACTCAAATCACAAACCCTCGTTTGATAATGGACACAGGATCGTCGGACTCAGGGTCAGGTCCGCCGGAAAGCGGAGGTGGTCGGAGGGATGATGATAATCAATGA